The genomic DNA CCGCGACACGATGAACAACAACCTGAAGAATGCGCGTCTCTtgtcgcgtgcgctcgagatcAGCGGCCTGTTCCTCGTGATCTCGGACATCCACCGCCCGGTCAgcaaggtcgccgaggccggctTCAAGACGCACACGGTCAACGAGGGCGATGCGGTGAACTACGTGCCAGGCCTGCCCGTCGTCGCCTTCCGCTGGACCGACGAGTTCAAGGAGCGCAACCccaagctcgagcagcgctgGGTCCAGgtcctgctgcgcgccaaggGCTGGATTGTGCCGAACTATGAGCTGTCGCCCAGCCTGCAGCACGTCCAGATTCTGCGTGTCGTCGTGCGTGACAGCATGACCGAGAGcatggtcgacgcgctcgtgcacgacATCATCACCATCACTCGTCAGCTCGAGGGCAACGCGGACTCGATCCCGGTGCACctggccgccgacgacaaCACCGCCgagtcgtcgagcagccgTCACCACCCCGCGCTGAAGAAGCGCAACGACGCGCACCACGGTCGCCCAGAAGGCAAGGGCGACAAGGGCCGCGGATTCAGCAGCCAGTGCTAGATAGTTTCTACAATGGACCTTTAAGATCGGCAATCACTGGGACGTGGTCGCTTGCGCCGTAGATTTCGTGCCGGATTTCGCACGCCTGCATGCGTGCTTGGGCAGAGGGCGTCGTGATAAACGTGTCGATGCGccagccggcgccgcgcacacGACAGTTGCCGCGCCAGCCATAGTAGGTGTAGTGCCCGACGGCATCGGGGTGCAGGACGCGCCACGCATCCTGCATCTTGGTCGCagcgaggacgcggcggtgcgcgtcgcactcGGCCTGCGTGTAACCCGCCGACTTGTTCCATTTCTTCGAGGCACCGGCGAGGTCGCGGTCGTCCCAGACGACGTTCAGGTCGCCGCACCAGATCAGGTCGCGGTCCGCGTACTGCAGCAGGTGTTTTtccagcgcgtcgttcCAGCGCATCTTGCtgtcgagcgtcttgaGGTTGTCGCCCGCATTCACAGCATACGTCCCGACGAGCACCGTATTGGGAAACTCGACCGTGagcagacgcgcgcgcgcgctggggTCGTCAAAACCGGGCAGGCCGTACTCGACCTTGGTCGGCTTGACCTTGGAGAGGACGGCGATGCCGGCATACCCCTTCTTCTCGCCAATGCCCCAGTACTGGTGGGGGTACATGGAATCGAGGCCCGCGTggccgggcggcgcattCACTTTGGTCTCGGACAggacgagcacgtcggcgtcctcggccttgagGTAGCGCATCAGCCCTTTGGCGTCGGACGACTTGAGCGACGTGATATTGTAGATCATCACACGCACATCACCCTCGGCAGGGCGCGCGaactcgagcgtgccgctcggcagcgcgccatTCTTCGGCACCCACTCGGGTGCACTGTGGTCGACGCCggacggcgcagcaggcgacGTCTCGACCGGCGCACTCTTGGCGACGCGTTTCGGCTTCGCTTCTCCTTCATCCTCGCGCACACGCTTCGGCGCAGCAGACGCTGCACtcgcagcagcacgcttTCCCATCACGACAGACGCTCGCGGAACACTCGACACGACTCcacgcacgacgcgctgcataaagaggcggcgcgtgtctGACTAAACATTCGACGCGTTACGACGATGTGGCCGGAGCGTGCgtcgcagcggcgcgcgtacgagcccgaggacgaggatctcgaggcgctgcttgcggccgaggaggagatTGCGGGAGAGTGGGCGCCACCGCGCGCGTTCGATGACGAGCCGAGTCACGACCCCCAGGACGTGCTGTTCCTGGGgatggacgaggacgaagacgcgctcgacgcgatgcgcgaagccgaggccgaggagcacaCGCCGgtgcacgacgaggacgtcgagatggccgaggcgccggcggcgccggcggcaccgGTCGTGCCGGCCGTGCCTGTAGCGCCCGTGGCGCCACAGGCGGTGCCGTCCACGTCTGCGATACCCAAATACATTCCTGCCGAGCCGATCCAGGCGGTGACGTCCGACGGGACGCCTATTACCATCtcacgccgccggcgcacgcgcggaTGGAAGGTAGGTCTCTTTCTAACGCAGCCCCCTGTTGCGCAGCCGACGTCGTCGAGTGAAttcctcgccgagccacTCCAGCGCCTGATGCAGcgggcgcgcgagccgctgcccgagcggccgcgcatgcgcgcacgcactgCATCGCCGGTGATGTGGGTCGAAAAGTACCGTCCCCGCAAGTTTACCGAGCTCatcggcgacgaccgcgtgcaccgcgacgcgctgcggtGGCTCAAAGAGTGGGACCCCTGTGTCTTTGGCCGCGAGGGCCCTGCAGCGCGGAAGCGCTTccacgacgacgaggaggagcgtgcgccggatGCGTACAGGCGTCCtcacgagcgcgtgctcctCGTCTCCGGCCCCCCCGGCCTGGGCAAGACGACGCTGGCGCACGTCATTGCTGAGCAGGCCGGCTACCGAGTCTATGAGCTGAATGCAAGCGatgcgcgcacggccggcgacgtcgaggcgcgtgtgcgtgtggcgctcgagtcggATAGTCTGCGTGGCGCCGGCAAGCCGACGATGGTCGTCATTGACGAGATCGACGGAGCGACCGGCGGCGAAGGCCTCGGCACAGCGAGCTTTAtccgcgcgctcgtgcgcctgaTTGAGCGCGGCAAAGGCGACAGTCGCCGGCACCGCGGCACGGACGTCGGCAAGAAGAAGaaagcgccgccgcccatcCTGCGGCCGATTGTGTGTGTGTGCAACGATCTGtacgcgcctgcgctgcgtccGCTGCGCCCGTTTGCGCGGATTCTGCGCTTCCACCGCCCCCCCACGCCTGCGattgcgcggcgcctctcGCAGAtctgcgccggcgaggagctcaagGCGGATACACGCAGCCTGTCGCTCCTGTGTGAGCTGACGCACGGCGATATCCGTGCGTgtctgcacgcgctcgagatgctgcgcagccgcgacgtggcggtgaacgacgaggcgatcaCGCAGTCTACGATCGGGATCAAGGACAGCGTCGTGTCGCAGCAGCggctctttgcgcagctcttTTGCGCGGTCGACGCAACCACCTCGTCCTTCCACGCGAAGCGCACGCGGCAGGCCAAGGCGACGCTCCACGACcgcgtgcaggcgctcgtgcacgagATCACGGGCCACGGCGAGTACGACCGCCTGGCGCTGGGGTGCTTTGAGCACTATCCCCAcctccgcctcgccgaccaaGGCTGGCACCGctaccgcgacgcgcacgacTGGCTGCACTTTGCGCAGGCCATGACGCAGCgtgcgtacggcgcgggcggctcgccggcctACGAGCTTTTTGCGTTCCTGCCGTGGGCGTTTGTCCCGTTCCATCTGCTCTTTGCGAACCTCGCGAATCCGCTGCCCGAGCAGatgccgcgcacggacTATGAGAACCACTTGCGGCTTACCGAGatgcacgagctcgtggcgaccgtgcgcacgcacctccCCCCCGCGAGCCTGCCCTTTTACGGGCGACAGGCGATCGCAACCGAGCTTGGCCCCGCGCTTGTGCGCATTCTGAGCCCCGACTTGAAACTGGTACGTTGTCCTACTTAcgcagcacacgcagcaGGCGAGTGCCGCGTCCAAGGGCGAGCTGAGTGCGCTCGTGGATACCATGCTTTCTCTGTCGTTGTCCTTTGCGCCCGACCGCACTGAGGACGGCGCGGTGGTGCAGCGGCTGCAGCCTGTCCTCGACGCGTTTGGCGCGTTTGGCGACGAGATCAAGTGCGACGTCGGTCCCCAGCGCCACGGCGTGCGTCagcaggtgcagcgcgaggtcgagcgcgaggccgcgcgccgccgcccggtGGTTGAGCATGCGTCTCGGtacgacgtcgcgccggtcAAGGAGCACACCAAGCAGAGCCTCGTGACGCTCGACTTTTTCGGGCGCCccgtcgcggcgcctgcgccgccgacccccgccaaggtcgagcgcaaggagctgcgtgTCTTTTACCGGTACCACGAAGGGTACTCGAATGCGGTCCGCAAAGCGATCAAGCTGTCTGCACTGCTGTAGTCTATATAGGTATCACGCCACCTCGATCCCCGCCTGCGCCAAGGCGACGACTAGGTCGTTTTCCAGGTAGGAGCTCACGGCGATCGCGTCCGAGAGACCCTTGCGTCGCCGCATCTTGAGCACAaagtcgcgcgcgaggccgagcggcggcgcgggctcgAGCGGGCGCAGGACAATCGACGTGTCGGTCGGGTCGCCCGGCACCACGCTCCAGTGGTCAAAGGACTGGAGGCAGAAGGCCTGGCCCTGCGTCA from Malassezia japonica chromosome 1, complete sequence includes the following:
- the ctf18 gene encoding Chromosome transmission fidelity protein 18 (BUSCO:EOG09260N2T; EggNog:ENOG503NUFN; COG:O), which translates into the protein MWPERASQRRAYEPEDEDLEALLAAEEEIAGEWAPPRAFDDEPSHDPQDVLFLGMDEDEDALDAMREAEAEEHTPVHDEDVEMAEAPAAPAAPVVPAVPVAPVAPQAVPSTSAIPKYIPAEPIQAVTSDGTPITISRRRRTRGWKPPVAQPTSSSEFLAEPLQRLMQRAREPLPERPRMRARTASPVMWVEKYRPRKFTELIGDDRVHRDALRWLKEWDPCVFGREGPAARKRFHDDEEERAPDAYRRPHERVLLVSGPPGLGKTTLAHVIAEQAGYRVYELNASDARTAGDVEARVRVALESDSLRGAGKPTMVVIDEIDGATGGEGLGTASFIRALVRLIERGKGDSRRHRGTDVGKKKKAPPPILRPIVCVCNDLYAPALRPLRPFARILRFHRPPTPAIARRLSQICAGEELKADTRSLSLLCELTHGDIRACLHALEMLRSRDVAVNDEAITQSTIGIKDSVVSQQRLFAQLFCAVDATTSSFHAKRTRQAKATLHDRVQALVHEITGHGEYDRLALGCFEHYPHLRLADQGWHRYRDAHDWLHFAQAMTQRAYGAGGSPAYELFAFLPWAFVPFHLLFANLANPLPEQMPRTDYENHLRLTEMHELVATVRTHLPPASLPFYGRQAIATELGPALVRILSPDLKLHTQQASAASKGELSALVDTMLSLSLSFAPDRTEDGAVVQRLQPVLDAFGAFGDEIKCDVGPQRHGVRQQVQREVEREAARRRPVVEHASRYDVAPVKEHTKQSLVTLDFFGRPVAAPAPPTPAKVERKELRVFYRYHEGYSNAVRKAIKLSALL
- a CDS encoding DNA-(apurinic or apyrimidinic site) lyase (COG:L; EggNog:ENOG503P1FI), with the translated sequence MGKRAAASAASAAPKRVREDEGEAKPKRVAKSAPVETSPAAPSGVDHSAPEWVPKNGALPSGTLEFARPAEGDVRVMIYNITSLKSSDAKGLMRYLKAEDADVLVLSETKVNAPPGHAGLDSMYPHQYWGIGEKKGYAGIAVLSKVKPTKVEYGLPGFDDPSARARLLTVEFPNTVLVGTYAVNAGDNLKTLDSKMRWNDALEKHLLQYADRDLIWCGDLNVVWDDRDLAGASKKWNKSAGYTQAECDAHRRVLAATKMQDAWRVLHPDAVGHYTYYGWRGNCRVRGAGWRIDTFITTPSAQARMQACEIRHEIYGASDHVPVIADLKGPL